The genomic DNA ACCGTCGGCACGGTGCAGGGAGTTGGCCGGAGAATAGCAGCGGGTCTGGCGCTTGCCGTTGATGGTGACGGAAAGCTGCACGAACTGACCGGGAGTAAAGCCTTCCCAGTTGTGATTGGGGCGCAGGGTCAAGGTCACGCTGTCTTCGGTCAGGTAGCGCACGGCTTCCACCTTGGCGCGCACCTCATTAACGGACCACAGCGGATTGAACACTTCCAGATAACGGTCAACGCCATGGGGATAGGAAAGAATATCCGCCACGCGGGACTGCAGCAGGCGGGTCAGGCCTTGCTGAAAACGGCTGGAGGTCTGTGTCATTGCGTTCATTGGGTTCATCCCTGTAAGTGAACAGTTGTACGCATTATTCATAGACTCACCATTTGAGTCAACACCTGTACACTTAATTTTGTAAATGCTTGCATTATCATGCAGTTACACATGTTTTTTTCGTACCAGTTGCATCACGGGCTCACAACGAGGAGAATTTACAGCGTATTTTCAGGGTCTGTTGGCGCATAACGCCCGCCAGCACCCCGGCATTTTCCTGCCCGAGCAACCGGAAACGGGGGAACGAGACTGCCGGCCAGGCCTGGCTAACGACCTGAACCCCCATGCAGAGGCGACCGGAATGACCAAGGAAAGCACCAGCAGAACCCGCAAGCCGAAACGGGGCCAGACCCGTGAAGCACTGATGGCAGCGGCGCTGGATCTGGTCGTCAAGAAGGCCCCCTTCTCCAGCCTGAGCCTGCGCGAAGTCACCAAGCGTGCCGGCGTGGTGCCCACTGCCTTCTACCGGCATTTCCCGGACATGAGCGCCCTGGGCCTGACGCTGCTGGATGAATCCTTCCGTACCTTGCGCCATATGATGCGCCAGGTCCGCCAGGAAGAACTGCCCAATGAGCGCATGTTGCGCGGGTCCCTGGAGGTGTACTTCAACTATGTCCGCAATAACCGGGCACACTTTCTGTTTGTCTCCAAGGAGCTGGCCGGCGGCACCCCCACCATGCGCAACGCCATCCGCCGGGAAATCCGCATGTTCACCAACGAACTGGCCATGGACATGGCCCGCTTCCCGTTCCTTAACCATGTGAATGCAGAAGACCTGCAGATGATGGCCGGGCTGGTGGTCAACAATGTCACCGCCCTGACACAGGAAATGCTGGAACTGGAAGAAGACGACGAGTTCGGCCAGAACCAGGTACTCGGCACTGCGGAAAAACAGTTGCGATTGATCTATTTCGGCGTCGGCATGTGGAAGTCCAAACCGGATCAATGATCCCGGCTCCACCCCCTTACTGCTCGCCGGCAAACCTCCGTCACAGTTTTATTTTGGTGTGCTTCAGTCCCTATACACCTTGTCTGCGCGGCCAATAGCGCGCCGCTTACCCTGCTCTATACTCCCCACAGTTTCATGATCTTTACGTCTCTGACAGCAATAACGCAGGGACATAAAGATCATGGGTCTGAGACCACAACACGACCAACGGGAAAGGATCGAGTAATGAGTGAGGTAAAATTCCGCGAACTGCGCAACGCGCCCCCCATGGTGATCAACTTCGCCAAGGCGGTAATGCGCGCCACCGTAAAGCCGGGCAGCAACCCCACCCTGCCGGAAATCGGCCTGCGCCTGAATGATGTGGCTCTGGACGAAAAACACCTGGCGGCCTACCGCAAAGTGTGTGGCTTTGCCGCCGACGGCAAACTGCCGGTGACCTACCCGCACATGCACGCCTTCCCGCTGCATATGGCCCTGATCCTTAGCGACGGCTTCCCGTTCCCGGCCATGGGTCTGGTGCACGTGCGCAACAGCATCACCCAGTACCGCCCCATCAGCGAGCGCGAGCAGCTGAACGTGAAATGCTTCCTGGGCAACCTGACCAAGGTAGACAAGGGCTACGAGTTCTCCATCTTCACCAGCATCAGCACCGGCGGTGAGCGGGTATGGGAAAGCGAATCGGTAAACTTCTTCCGTAGCGGCGGCGGTAGCAGCAGCAAGAAGAAGGATGCACCCAAGCCCCAGCCGGCCACCGACACCGTGGAATGGAAAGTCCCCGGCGACACCGGCCGTCGCTACGGCGCAGTCTCCGGCGACCGCAACCCGATCCATCTGTACCCGCTGTCTGCCAAGCTGTTCGGTTTCAAACGCCAGATCGCCCATGGCATGTGGTCCAAGGCCCGCTGCCTGGCCGAGCTGCAGAACCAGCTGCCGGAAGAAGCGTTCACCGTGGATGTGCAGTTCAAGCTGCCCATGTTCATCCCCGCCACCGTGAAGTTCGAGAACAAGGCGGTAGACGGCGGCAGCGACTTCCGCCTGCTGGCCAAGGACGGCATCAAGCCGCACCTGGCCGGCCAGATCCGTCCGGCGGAGTAAAATAGCTACACGCTTCAAGCCGCAAGCTGCAACGCGGGCATGGCCGTGCTAATTGCATAGCGCCCTGCCCGCGTTTTTTGTGGGCGGCAGCATGCAGGCTAACAATGACATGTAGGAGCCCATGCTTGCATGGCGAACCGAGGCAGCAGAGACCAACGTCAAGGCACCATTGTTTCTGGAGAGACCTGTCGAGCTTTGCAATTCCTGATCGCCCCCTGGTCGATTCCCGCGCAAGCGCGGTTCGCCATGCAAGCATAGCTCCTACAGCAGCTTCGTAGAAATGACGAGGTCCGGGGAATTTTCCAGCCTTTCCCTATCCAACCAGCGTAGCTTGTAGCTTGTAGCTTGTAGCTTGTAGCTGTTCTAAACTCGCCCCCCATGCGCGACGATACCGACGATTTCCTGTCCCTGTTCCTGAACGACACGCCCCTGCTGGACGTGCGTGCCCCCGTGGAATTCGCCAAGGGCGCCTTTCCCGGTGCTGCCAATATCGCCCTGATCAACGACGACGAGCGCCACCAGATCGGCATCTGCTACAAGCAGCATGGCCAGCAGGCGGCCATTGATCTGGGTAACCAGCTGGTCAGCGGCGAGGAGCGGGAGCGGCGCATGCAGGCCTGGCAGCAATGGTGGCAGGCCAACCCCAACGGTTATCTGTATTGTTTTCGTGGCGGGTTACGCAGCCAGACCACCCAAGCCTGGTTGCGCGAAGCCGGCGTCGATGCGCCGCTCGTCGCCGGCGGCTACAAGGCCATGCGCCGTTTCCTGCTCGACGAGCTTGAGGCCTGCATCGCCACGCTGCCCTTCGAAATTCTCTGTGGCCGTACCGGCTGCGCCAAAACCCGGGTCATCGAAACCCAGACCAACGCCGTGGATCTGGAAGGCCTGGCGCATCATCGTGGCTCCTCGTTCGGCCGTCGCCCCGGTGGTCAGCCTACCCAGATTGGTTTCGACAATGCCCTGGCCATCGCCATGCTCAAGCAGCGGGCGCAAAACCCGAGCTGGGTATTGCTGGAAGACGAAAGCAAGTTGATCGGTCGCTGCCACCTGCCTTTTTCCCTGCAGGACAAGATCAAGAGCTGCCCGCGCATCATCATCAACGAGACGCTGGAATCCCGGGTGCAGGTCACCCTGGAGGATTATGTGGTGGGCCCGTTGGAAGAATACCGTCAGCACTTCGGCGAGCAGCAGGCTCTCCATTATCTCGGCGAGGAACTGCTCGCCGCCATGGACCGCATCCGCCGCCGCCTGGGCGGGCTTCGCCATCAGCAGCTGCGCCAGCTACTGTCCGAAGCCCTGGCCGTACAGGCCATCAGCGGCGACACCGGGCTCCACGAAGACTGGATCCGCACTCTGCTACGCGACTACTACGACCCCATGTACGACTACATGCTCTCCCACCGGGAAGGAGACATCGTCTTTGAGGGTAGCCGCGACGAGGTCATGGCGTTCCTGGAAGACCGACTGACACCTGAAGCCTGAAGCGACAGTTGGAGCCTTGCTCGCAAGGCGAATAGTCCGCAGAACCTATTGGCGGGCATTCGCCTTGCAAGCAAGGCTCCAACGAAAGGCGGAGAGGAATTATCTCCCCGGTTTGGCTACGAAATTCCGTTGGAGCTTTGCTCGCAAAGCGAAGGGCACCCCGCTGGCATGGCGCCGGAATAACGCCCTTCGCCTTGCGAGCGAGGCTCCAACGGATATTTGGGTTGCTGGCTGGCATCCCCGGCTAAGCGTTCTATAATCACCCTGTCGTGTCTGGCCGGGCCCGCGACGGAAATTTCACTTTGCCCGGTAAGCCTCCCTATTGAACGGAGTCAACAATGCGCTTCCCCTTTCTTGCCGCTCTGCTGGCAGCAGTGCTGCTGTCTGCCTGTAACGAACCCCACACCGGGACCTTCGTTTTCACCGCCATCCCCGATCAGGATGAATCCCAACTGGAAAAACGCTTCGGCGTGGTTGCCCTCTATCTGGAGGAGCAACTGGGCGTACCGGTGAAATATGTCCCGGTGAAATCCTATGCCGCCGCCGTCACTGCCTTCCGCAATAACGAAGTGCAGATGGCCTGGTTCGGTGGTTTGTCCGGTGTCCAGGCCCGTCGCCTGGTACCTGGCTCCCAGGCCATCGCCCAGGGCCTGGAAGATCCTGACTTCAAATCCTACTTCATCGCCAACACCAGCACCGGCCTGAGCCCGTCAGAGACACTCACCGAGGCCTTTGTGGAGCAAACGTCCTTTACCTTTGGTTCCAAGGGCAGCACTTCCGGGCGCCTGATGCCGGAGTTCTACCTGCGCGATACCTTCAACCAGTCCCCGGACCAACTGTTCGAGAAAGTCGGCTTCTCCGGCGACCACAGCGCCACCATCGCCCTGGTACAAAGCGGCGCCTATGCCACCGGCGCGGTGAACTACAAGGTGTGGGAGCGCGAACTGGAAGAAGGCAAGATCGACACCGACAAGGTCCAGGTCATCTGGGAAACCCCCGGCTATCCGGACTATCACTGGACCGTGCGTGGCGACCTGAATGACAAGTTCGGCGACGGCTTCACCCAGCGCGTCACCGAGGCCCTGCTGGCCATTGATGACCCGGTACTGCTGAACGCGTTCCCACGGGAAAAATTCATTCCCGCCAGCAATGACGACTTTGCGCCCATCGAGGAAACCGCCGAAGCCATCGGCCTGCTGGACGCCCAGTAACAGGATCGGATTTTGACATTCCATCTTGAAAACGCACGGCTTGGCCATCCCGGCCAGGTCGTGTTTGCGTCCCTGTCGCTGACCATTGCCGACGGCGAGAACGTGGCGCTGCTGGGCCCTTCCGGTGCCGGCAAATCCACCCTGCTGGCCGCCCTGCGCCAGCAGCAGGAAGCCCGTTGTGCCTGGTGCCCCCAGGCCGGTGACCTGGTGCCCATGCTCAGCGTCTTCCACAACCTCTACATGGGCGCCCTGCCCCGCCAACGCACCCTCACCAACCTGCGCAACCTGATCTGGCCCAGCGCCAGGGAAAAAGCCAGCGTGGGCCAACTGGCCCGGGAGCTGGGGCTGCAGGACAAGCTGTTCACCAGCGTGGACCAGCTATCCGGCGGTCAGGCGCAACGGGTTGCCCTGGGGCGGGCGCTCTATACGCAGCGCCCCGTGCTGCTGGCCGACGAACCAGTCTCCAGTCTGGATGAGCATCAAGGGCTTGATCTGCTGCAGCGGGCGCTGGCCCGACACCAAACCGCCGTGGTCGCCTTGCATGATCGTGAGCTGGCGCTGCAATGCTGTGACCGCATCATCGGTCTGGGCGAAGGCCGCATTCTGCTCGACGCCCCCGCCAGCACCTTGAGCCTGGGTGATCTGGACACGCTCTACCTATGAGCCTCGGCGCCCGGCAGCCCGTCAACACCACCGCCGCCCGCTGGCGCCGGGCCAGCTTCTGGCTTGCCGTGGCCGGGCTGATCGCCCTGGCGTTTGCCGACCTGGAGATCACCCGTTCCTCCCCGGGCAGTGAACTGCTGCGCATGGGCCAGGGTTTTCTCGCCCCGGATTTCTTCTCCACCGATAACCTCTGGCGGGCACTGGCCAACACCCTGGCCTTCGCCTGGCAGGGCACCGCCCTGGCCGCCCTGTTCGGCTTTCTCATGGCCATGGCCTGGCATCGCCGTTGGGTGCGGGGTGTTGCGGCCAGCATCCGCGCCGTCCACGAACTGTTCTGGGGGCTGCTGCTGTTGCAGGTGGCCGGGTTGAGCACGGTCACCGGGGTGCTGGCCATCGCCATTCCCTACGCGGGCATCTTCGCCAAGGTCTTCGGTGAATTTCTGGAAGAAGCCGACCCAGGCCCTGCCAATGCACTGCCCGTCAGCCGCCAGCGCCTGAGCGTGTTCTTCTACGCCCGCCTGCCGCTGGTCTGGCAGGCCTTCAAGGCCTACGGCGGCTATCGGCTGGAGTGCGCCATTCGCGCCTCCGCCATCCTCGGCTTTATCGGCCTGCCCACCCTGGGCTTCCACCTGGAAACCGCCTTTCGTGAAGGCAGCTACGACCAGGGCGCCGCCCTGTTATACCTGTTCTTTGCCATCATCTTTACCCTGCGCTGGTGGCTGCGTCCGGCCCTGATCCCCGTGTACCTGTTGGCCGCTATCGCCTGGGCACCGCCGCTGTTCACCGGCCGGCTCGATACCCTGGTGCGCTTCGTCACCGTGGATCTGGTGCCAGTACCGCTCCGCCAGGGCGGCGGGCTCATGGAACTGTGGCACTGGTTCGCCATGCTCTGGCAGCAACAACTGTGGCCGGGGCTGTGGCAGACCCTGGTGCTGGGCCTCGGCGCCCTGCTGCTGACCGGCGTGCTTTCGCTACTACTGTTCCCGCTGATCTCGCCCCTGTTCGGCAACCGGGCGAGCCGTACCGCCGGCCATGGCTTGTTGGTGGTCATGCGTACCACCCCTGAATTCTTTCTCGCCTTCTTCTTCCTGATTCTGCTCGGGCCCTCCATGCTGCCCGGCATCCTGGCGCTGGCCCTGCACA from Alcanivorax sp. includes the following:
- a CDS encoding ABC transporter permease translates to MSLGARQPVNTTAARWRRASFWLAVAGLIALAFADLEITRSSPGSELLRMGQGFLAPDFFSTDNLWRALANTLAFAWQGTALAALFGFLMAMAWHRRWVRGVAASIRAVHELFWGLLLLQVAGLSTVTGVLAIAIPYAGIFAKVFGEFLEEADPGPANALPVSRQRLSVFFYARLPLVWQAFKAYGGYRLECAIRASAILGFIGLPTLGFHLETAFREGSYDQGAALLYLFFAIIFTLRWWLRPALIPVYLLAAIAWAPPLFTGRLDTLVRFVTVDLVPVPLRQGGGLMELWHWFAMLWQQQLWPGLWQTLVLGLGALLLTGVLSLLLFPLISPLFGNRASRTAGHGLLVVMRTTPEFFLAFFFLILLGPSMLPGILALALHTGAIVAHLTGRFSESLKLRADAPTGLNRYAWEVLPRVSPNLLAFLLYRWEVIMRETAVLGILGIHTLGFYIDSSVAEFRFDRTLLLILATVMLNLAVDALSRGLRRRLRLKPGLGL
- a CDS encoding ATP-binding cassette domain-containing protein, producing MTFHLENARLGHPGQVVFASLSLTIADGENVALLGPSGAGKSTLLAALRQQQEARCAWCPQAGDLVPMLSVFHNLYMGALPRQRTLTNLRNLIWPSAREKASVGQLARELGLQDKLFTSVDQLSGGQAQRVALGRALYTQRPVLLADEPVSSLDEHQGLDLLQRALARHQTAVVALHDRELALQCCDRIIGLGEGRILLDAPASTLSLGDLDTLYL
- the mnmH gene encoding tRNA 2-selenouridine(34) synthase MnmH — translated: MRDDTDDFLSLFLNDTPLLDVRAPVEFAKGAFPGAANIALINDDERHQIGICYKQHGQQAAIDLGNQLVSGEERERRMQAWQQWWQANPNGYLYCFRGGLRSQTTQAWLREAGVDAPLVAGGYKAMRRFLLDELEACIATLPFEILCGRTGCAKTRVIETQTNAVDLEGLAHHRGSSFGRRPGGQPTQIGFDNALAIAMLKQRAQNPSWVLLEDESKLIGRCHLPFSLQDKIKSCPRIIINETLESRVQVTLEDYVVGPLEEYRQHFGEQQALHYLGEELLAAMDRIRRRLGGLRHQQLRQLLSEALAVQAISGDTGLHEDWIRTLLRDYYDPMYDYMLSHREGDIVFEGSRDEVMAFLEDRLTPEA
- a CDS encoding putative selenate ABC transporter substrate-binding protein encodes the protein MRFPFLAALLAAVLLSACNEPHTGTFVFTAIPDQDESQLEKRFGVVALYLEEQLGVPVKYVPVKSYAAAVTAFRNNEVQMAWFGGLSGVQARRLVPGSQAIAQGLEDPDFKSYFIANTSTGLSPSETLTEAFVEQTSFTFGSKGSTSGRLMPEFYLRDTFNQSPDQLFEKVGFSGDHSATIALVQSGAYATGAVNYKVWERELEEGKIDTDKVQVIWETPGYPDYHWTVRGDLNDKFGDGFTQRVTEALLAIDDPVLLNAFPREKFIPASNDDFAPIEETAEAIGLLDAQ
- a CDS encoding TetR family transcriptional regulator, translating into MTKESTSRTRKPKRGQTREALMAAALDLVVKKAPFSSLSLREVTKRAGVVPTAFYRHFPDMSALGLTLLDESFRTLRHMMRQVRQEELPNERMLRGSLEVYFNYVRNNRAHFLFVSKELAGGTPTMRNAIRREIRMFTNELAMDMARFPFLNHVNAEDLQMMAGLVVNNVTALTQEMLELEEDDEFGQNQVLGTAEKQLRLIYFGVGMWKSKPDQ
- a CDS encoding MaoC/PaaZ C-terminal domain-containing protein, with translation MSEVKFRELRNAPPMVINFAKAVMRATVKPGSNPTLPEIGLRLNDVALDEKHLAAYRKVCGFAADGKLPVTYPHMHAFPLHMALILSDGFPFPAMGLVHVRNSITQYRPISEREQLNVKCFLGNLTKVDKGYEFSIFTSISTGGERVWESESVNFFRSGGGSSSKKKDAPKPQPATDTVEWKVPGDTGRRYGAVSGDRNPIHLYPLSAKLFGFKRQIAHGMWSKARCLAELQNQLPEEAFTVDVQFKLPMFIPATVKFENKAVDGGSDFRLLAKDGIKPHLAGQIRPAE